Part of the Chthoniobacterales bacterium genome is shown below.
TCCGTGGCGTCGATCGGGCCCTTGCCGTCGATCGGCTGGCCGAGGGAGTCAACCACGCGCCCGAGAAGGCTCTTGCCCACAGGAGTGGAGAGAAGCTTTCCGGTCGTCTTGACTTCGTCGCCTTCGCTGATCTTGGTGTAATCACCGAAAACGATCGAACCGACTTCGGTTTCCTCGAGATTCAGCGCAATGCCGAAGATCCCGTTCGGGAATTCGAGGAGCTCGTTGAGCATCGCGCCGCTGAGGCCTTCGATACGGGCGACACCGTCGCCGATTTCACGAACGATGCCGACATTGGTTTTCGCGGCGGAGGCACTTTGGATGCCCGCGATTTTGGATTCGAGTTCTTGAAGAATGCTGCTCATTGCCGGTGGGTCGTTACAGTTGCTGTTTGAAAATTTGGAGTCGGTTGGAGACGGAGCCGTCCCAGACGTCGCTGCCGATCTTGATGCGGAGGCCGCCGAGGAGGGCGGGATTCGTGAGATGCTCGATGGTGAGATCGGCGCCGAAGCGCTGGCGGAGATCCGCATCGAGGCTCGCAACCTCGGTCGCCTCGAGCGGCACAGCGCTCTCGATCACGGCGTGGCGCCGCTGAAGTTCGAGGCGGACGAGCCGGGTGAATTCCTTCAGGATTCCGACGTAGCTGCGGGGCTTCTCGGCCACGAGCCGGTCGGAATACTCGGAAATCTTACGCGCGTCGAGCCGGCCATCGGTGAAACTCCCCTTGAAGAGTTCCCGGGCGTGGCGGCGAGCTTCCTTGCTGATCTTCATGCGGGCCGAATCTGAGAAATGCTAGGCCGCGAGCTGGGCGGTGGTTTCGGCGTTGAGGCGTTTCTGATCCTCGGGCGTGAGAACCTTGCCAGTAACTTTTGTCGTCGTATTGACCACAAGATCGACGAGCTGGGCCTTCACCTCGCTGGTCATTTGATTGCGCTCGACCTCGATACTCTGGCGGGCGCGAACAAGGATCGCCTCCGCCTCGCGGATGGCTTCCTGGGTTTTCTTTTCGGTGAGGGCATCGCCACTCTTGCGGGCCTCCTCGATGAGATGCTGCGCCTCGAGGTTCGCCTTGTGCAGAACTTCCTCGTAATGCTTCTGGGCATCGGCGAGCTGCTGCTTGATCTTCTCGGCGTTGACCTGGCCTTCCTCGATCAGGCGACGGCGCTCCTCGAGGATCTTGATGATCGGACCGAAGGCGAACTTGGCCAGCGCGAAATAAAGGATGAGAAAGAGGATGATCTGGGCGAGCAGCTTCGGCAAATTGACGCCGAATTGAATCATCAAATCCGTGAGTGGGTCGTGCATGGGCGCGGAAGGTGGAGTGAGGGAGAAGGGGCCTTGTCATGAACGACAGGCCCCCTCGAATTTCAGCGGACTACTTGCCGATGAGGAGGAAGACGAGACCGAAAATACCCATCGCTTCAGCCAGCGCCATGCAGATGATGGCCATGGTGAGCACGCGCCCGAAGGCACCGGGATTGCGGCCGACAGCTTCCGCGGCGCGACCGCCGATGAGGCCGATGCCGATGGCGGCACCGGCGGCGGAAAGGCCGAAGGTGAGACTGCCGGTCACGCCGAGGTTGGCAACCTGGTCAGCGGCGACCGCGGCGGCTTGAGCGAAAAGTGGTGTGGTCATGTGATGTGTCTTGTTTTGGGTTTGGTTGATCCCGCCGCCCGCATACCAGCACGGTCCCGGCGGGAAAATTGGATCAATGCGCCTCGTCCTCGTGACTGGTGGAGAGCTGGAGGTAAACCGCGCAGAGGAGCATGAAAACGAAGGCCTGCAGGAGACCGACCATGAGCTCGAGGCCGTAAAAAGGGATCGGAACGATCACGCTCAGCAGATACACGCCAAAATCCGGCAAATGGAACTCCTTGCCGATGCTCATCATCATTCCGAGGATGTTTTCGCCCGCGTAAATGTTTCCAAAAAGTCGCAGAGAGAGAGAGATTGGACGTGTGGCGATGGAGACCACTTCGAGAATGCCGATGAGGAAAAATACAGGCACGAGCACCTTGCCCATCAGGCCGGTCATTCCGCCCTTGGGACCGAAAATGTGGTGCAGCAATCCTCCAATGCCCACTTCCTGAATGCTCCAGACGAGCCAGAGAATCATCGCCAGCGCGGCAAGGCCGAGCGTCATGTTCAGATCCGCCGTAGCGGGGCGCAGGATGGGTTCGTGAACGTCCAGCGCCCACCAGTGTTTCCCCTCGCCCCAGCCGATGGAACCGACTCCCGGCAGGAGGCTGAACCAATTCGAGACGAGGATGAAAATAAAGAGCGACGCGAGGAAACTGAAGGTTTTCGCGATCATGTGGCGGCCCACGATGCTCTCGAGCATCGTGTAGAGTCCCTCGATGAGGGCCTCGAAGAAATTCTGCCGCCCGGTTGGGACGATCGTCATCTGTTTCGTGGCCTTACGGGCAAAGGCCACGATCGCCACGATCACGATGGCCGTGACGAGAATGGAATTCGTCAACCACTGCGCAAAGGGAACCGTCGATCCATGCAGGATCGGCTCGGCATTGAGCGGAACGACGGAGGCGAGAAGCATACAGAAAGTCAATGGGTGAAATTAGCCGCCTCCCGAAGTCGCAAAGCCCGATTACCGGCCAGCGAAAGCAATCATCGACAGCGGCACGGGCGACGCCGGACGGGGAAGGCGCGCCGAGCCGGAAAACTGAATGCCACGCGCCGCGGTGACAAGCCCTTTTGTGAAATATTTCACAAGCTCACCCCTCCGCCTCGCGTGGGGCGGTCCGCCTTCGCACTAAACCATTGTCTCGCCTGCGCCGAGCCATTATCCGTGCAAGGGAATGCTGTCTGTCATTATCCCGATTTACAACGAACGCGAGACGATCCGCCTGCTTTACGAGAAGACGGCGGAAGTCCTGAAGAAGGTTGGCCGGCCCTGGGAAATTCTTTTCATCAACGACGGCAGCAAGGATGGCAGCGAGGAGGAACTCGACGCCGTCGCGGCCGGTGATCCTCACGTGCGCGTGCTCCATTTCCGCCGCAATTTCGGCCAGACTGCAGCGATGATGGCCGGCTTCGACTACGCCCGCGGCGACGTGATCATTCCGATGGACGGCGATTATCAGAACGATCCGGAGGATATTCCGAAGATGCTCGCCAAGCTCGACGAAGGTTACGACGTCGTCTCTGGCTGGCGGCGCGATCGGCAGGACAATGCCATCAAGCGCAACCTGCCGAGCATCATGGCCAACAAGCTCATCGCCTTCGTCTCCGGCGTGAAGCTGCAGGACTTCGGCTGCTCGCTGAAGGCCTACCGCCGCGAAGTCATCGAGGGCGTGCGCCTCTACGGCGAGATGCACCGCTTCCTGCCCGTTTACACGATGTGGCATGGCGCGAAGATCACCGAGGTGGTGGTCGGCCATTTCGCCCGCCGCGCCGGCAAATCGAAATACGGCCTCGAGCGCATTCTCAAGGTGCTGCTCGACCTCATGGTCGTGAAGTTTCTCGACCGCCACGCGCAGAAGCCGATGTATGTCTTCGGCATGATCGGGTTCATCATGATCGCGATCTCCGCGGCATTCGCCCTGTGGGCCCTTGTGTTGAACATCTTCGACGGCAAGCCCTTCATCACCACGCCGCTCCCGCTCATGACGACGTTCACGTTCATGACCGGCGTGCTCTGCGTCCTCATGGGCCTGCTCGCGGAAATGATCACCCGCACTTTCTACGAGTCGCAAGGCAAGCGCATCTACCTCGTCCGCGCCAGCCGGAATCTGGACGCGGAATAAGCGCCCTGCCTCATGTGCGGCCTAGCCGGATTCGTCGGACGCGGGGATCGTCGCGATCTCGAGCGCATGACGCGCGCCATCGCCCACCGCGGGCCGGACGCCGATGGGCACTGGATCGAGGAAGCCACCGCCGTGCACCTCGGCCATCGCCGCCTCGCCATCGTCGATCTCTCGGGAGGCGGGCAGCCCATGGCGACCGCCGACGGCGCGCTCCAGATCATCTTCAACGGCGAGATCTACAACCACGTCGAGCTCCGCGAGCAGCTCAAGGCTCGCGGCTGTGTCTTCGAGACGGACCACTCCGACACCGAAGTCCTGCTCCACGGCTACCGCGAATGGGGCGACGACTTCGTCACGCGCCTCAATGGCATGTGGGCCTTCGCGCTCTACGATCGCGCCGCCGGCCGGCTACTGCTCAGTCGCGACCGCTTCGGCAAGAAGCCGCTGTATTGGTTCCAGGAAGGCGGCACGTTTGCCTTCGCCTCGGAACTCACGGCCCTCCAGGCCCACCCCGCCTGCCCGCGTTCGCTCTCCGCAATCGCGCGGCGAAAATTCTTCGCCTACGCGCTGATTCCCGCGCCGCATTCGATCCTGGAGCGAGTCTGGAAACTCCCCGCCGGCCACAATCTCACGTTCGATCTCCGTGAGGCCGCGCCGCGCGTCACGAAATACTGGGACCTCGTCCTCGAGCCTGCCGATCCCGGAAAATCCGACGACGCGCTCGCCGACGAACTTCTCGAACTCGTGGACCGCGCCGTGCAGCGCCGCCTCATGGCCGACGTGCCGCTCGGCATCTTCCTCAGCGGCGGCATCGACTCCTCGCTGGTCGCCGCGCTGGCCACGCGCCACGTGCCCGCCGGCTCGCTCCGCACGTTCAGCATCGGTTTCACCGAGGCGTCGTTCGACGAGCTCTCGTGGGCCAACAAGGTCGCCGGGCTGCTCGGCACGAATCACCAGACCGAGGTCCTCGACCTCGACCGCGCCCTCGAGGTGCTCCCCGAGATTTTTGCGAAACTCGACGAGCCCCAGGGCGACGGCTCCCTGCTCCCGACGTGGCTGCTCAGCCGCTTCACCCGGCGCCACGTCACGGTCGCGCTCGGCGGCGACGGCGGCGACGAGCTTTTCGCCGGCTACGATCCCTTCCTCGCGCTTCGCAAGGCCGAAAGCTACGCGAAACACGTGCCCCGGCCGGTCCATCTCGCCATCCGCCTGCTCGCCGCGCAGCTTCCCGTCTCGCACGCGAACATCAGCCTCGATTTCAAGATCAAGCGCACCCTCCGCGGACTCAGTCATCCTCCCTCGCAATGGAATCCCGTCTGGCTCGGCGCGCTCGAGCCCGGCGAGATCCGCGAGTTCCTCGGCGGCCCGATCGATCCCGAGGAACTCTACAGCGAAGCCATCGAGGCCTGGGACGCCTGTCCGCAAACGGATGTTGTCGCCCGCACCCTCCAGTTCTACACGAAGATTTATCTGCAGGACGGCATTCTCCCGAAGGTCGATCGCGCCACCATGATGAACAGCCTCGAGGCCCGCGCCCCCCTCCTCGACATCGAAGTCGCCGACTTCGCGCGCCGACTTCCGTCCAGCTACAAGCTCCGCGGCAACACCACGAAGTTTCTGCTCAAGCGCGCCGCCGCCCGCGTGCTGCCGCCGGAGATCATTCATCGCAAGAAAAAGGGCTTCGGTTCGCCCATCGGGCCGTGGTTCCGCACCGGCCGGCTGGCCGTGAGGGACGCGTCCCCCTTCGTGCGCAAGCGCTCCGCCGCCCACCTCGCCGGCAAAGTCGACGACCGCCTCTTCTTGTGGTGCGAGCATGTCTTCGAGGAATGGAAATCGCGCCGGCTGCCATGAGCGAGCCCCTGCGCATTCTCTGCCTGAATTACGAATACCCGCCCGTCGGAGGCGGCGGCGGCCGCATCGCGCACCGCATCAATGCCAGCCTCGTTCAGCGCGGACACGCCGTGCGCGTGCAGACAGCCGGCCTGCGCCATCTCCCGGAGCACGAAACCGTCGACGGCGTTGAGATTTTTCGCGCGCAGTCGTTCCGCAAACGCGAGGACACCTGCACCGTGCCCGAGATGGCCCTGTATCTCGCGACGAGCTTCCTCCCGGCGCTGCGGCACATTCGCGAATGGCGGCCGCACGTCATCCACGCGCATTTCGCCGTCCCGACCGGTGCACTCGCCTGGGCCCTCTCGCTTTTCACGGGGACGCCCTACGTGCTCACCGCGCATCTCGGCGACGTGCCCGGCGGCGTGCCGGAGCAGACCGCGGGACTTTTCCGCCTCGTGCAGCCGTTCACCCGGCCGATCTGGAAACGCGCCGCCGAAATCACCGCCGTGAGCACCTTCGTCGCGGACCTCGCCGAGCGCGCCTACGGTCGCCGGCCGATTGTCGTGCTCAACGGCATCACCCTCGGGCCGCGGCCGAAAATCGTCGCCCACTCGCCCCCGCGTCTACTCTTCGTTGGCCGTCTGAGCGTGCAGAAGAATCCTCGCCTCACGATCCAGGCCCTCGCCCTCGTGGCAGACCTGCCTTGGGAACTCCACGTCATCGGCGATGGACCTCTTCGATCTGAGATGGAAATCGAAACCCGGGCCCGGGGCCTCGAATCGCAGGTGCGTTACCTCGGATGGCTCGACTCGACCATCGTCGCCGCGGAAATGTCCCAGGCGGACACCCTGCTCATCACTTCGCTGAGCGAAGGCCTGCCCATGGCGGCCATCGAGGCGCTCGACCAGGGCCTCGCGATCATTTCCAGCCGCATCGGCGGCGTCACCGATGTCGTCGAGGACGGCGTCAACGGCACCCTCTGCGACCTCACGCCGGAATCATTCGCCGGCGCGCTGCGCGAGATTCTCTCGAATCCCGCACAACTTCGTTCGCTACGACAAGCCTCCTCCCAACGCGCCCTGCCTTTCAACCTCGAGACCGCAGTCGACCACTACGAGGCGATCCTGCACGGCGTCACTCGCTGAGTGCGACAACACGATTCCTGAATGCGAAGACACGCCCGAAAAACTCCGGGCGCGTTCGATCTCGAGAATGGTTTTTGCAGAGGCGCGTGCTTACTTGCCCTTCCTCTCCACCGAATAGCTGAACAGGAGATTGGTGCCGTTCCGAAAGCAGAGGTTCCGCTTTCCGGGGGATGACGGTGCCCGAGTATTCTCCAGCAGAGACCGACAGGAGGGAGTGCTCGAACAAGGAGCATGCGATTGCCCATTTCGTTACCTAACTCACCATAAGCCTCTTGGATTTTCGAATCCCCTCGTTCCTCCTCACGACCCGCGGGACTTGCGGATGAGCATGAGATTTCGCGCGTAGATAAAGAGCCCGGTGCCCTGGCCGACGACGCCGACGATGTCGCGTCGCCACACGAAATAGATCACGAGCATCACGGCGCCACCGAGGCTCATCCACCAGAAGGCGACGGGCACCACCGAGCGGCGGGATTTCTCGCTCGCGACCCACTGCACGAGCATGCGGCCGGTGAAGATGAGCTGCCCCAGAATGCCGATCATGACCCAGGCGATGCCCGTCGGGCTCGTGATGTTCAGCAAACGCGCGAGCCAGCCGCGACCGTTACGGGCGCTGTAAACGAGCTCGGAAAATTCGCCGGCGGTCAGCAGGCGATCGGTGCCCGCGCCGAGCCGCTGGACGAGATAGCCGACCGAGCCGTCGGGCAGGCGAACGAGCCTGACCTCGTCGCGGGCGCCCGGCAGGCCCGCTTTGATGCTATTCGCCGAGTCCGAATAGCTGGTGCCATCCACCGGACGGCCAATGTGGTCGAGTTCGGAAGAACGTTGCTCGCACGCGGCGAGAGAAATCACCACCGCGACGGCCGCCAGCCACTTCCAAGAGACGCACATAAGGCCGGCGCTTATCGCACCGACGGCATCGTTTCGCAAGGCTCGGGGGAATCCGGCCAGGACGGACCCGGAGCCTGGGGGCGCGGGCGGAGGCGCTGGTTTCCCCGATCGTCGCCGCCGCCTCGCTCGTGAGGATCGAGCAAGTGATCGACGGCGATGAAGTAGGCCTTCGCGTGACGGGCAAACAGGACGTTGAAGACACCGATCGCCACCGCGACGATACCAGCCTCGAGCAACAGCGAAAAATCGAACGCCATCTCGAGCCCGCAATACAAGAGCAATCCGAGCAGACTCGCGAACCCCGAATTCACCGCCCACATCGTCATCAGGAAGTAGCCGGGCTCGCGCTCGAAAGCGTATCCGCACCGCGGGCAGCCGTCGAATGGCATGAACCAGTCGACGACGCGGCGGATGGACAGGGCGCGCGGAAAAATCGGCGTCCGCCCGCACACCGGGCAATGCAACCGGGTGGCGCGGGCGAGGTAAGCGCCGACTTTGGCGATCCGTTGCGCGTCGTTCACAGGCGCACATCGTGCCTTTCTTTCCCGGTCCCGTCAAACCGTTCGATTTATTCTTGTGTCTCTCTGTCGAACGCCCGAATGTGAGCAATTCCGAACAGGCTTGCACCCCCGCAAGCCTCTTATTCTGTAAAAATTTCGACAGTAGTCATATGGCAAACACCATTCTCGTAGGCGCTCAATGGGGCGACGAAGGCAAAGGTAAAATCATCGATTTTCTGACCGATGAGGCCGATATCGTCGTCCGCAGTCAGGGCGGGAATAACGCCGGCCACACCATTGTGCTCGGCGGCGAGAAATACGTCCTGCACCTCATTCCCTCGGGCATTCTGCGCAAGGGGAAGACCTGCGTGATTGGCAATGGTGTCGTGCTCGACCCCGTCGCGCTCGTCGGTGAGATCCAAGGCCTGCGCGATCGCGGCATCAAAGTGGGCAAGAATCTTTTTATCAGCGGCGGCGCCCACCTCGTGATGCCCTACCACCGCGCGCTCGATGAGCAGCGCGAAGTGCTCAAGGGCAAGAACAAGATCGGCACGACGAAGCGCGGCATCGGCCCGGCCTACGGCGACAAGGCCGCCCGCACGGGCATCCGCCTCGCTGATTTGATGAACACCGAGCTTTTCAAGACGAAGCTGAAGGCCCGCATCAAGGAGAACAACGCCGTCCTCAAGAGCCTCGGCGGAAAGCCGGTGAATGCGAAGAAAGTGGAGGCCGACTACCTCGCCGCCGCCGAAGTGCTCCGCCCGTTCGTGACGAACACCGTGGTCTATCTCCACGACGCCATCGCGAAGGGCAAAAAGATGCTCTTCGAGGGTGCCCAGGGCACGTTCCTCGATATCGACCACGGCACGTATCCTTTTGTCACCAGCTCGAATACGACGGCCGGCGGTGCCTGCACCGGCTCCGGCGTGCCTCCCCACCGCATGGATACCGTGATGGGCGTCATCAAGGCCTACACGACCCGCGTCGGCGAAGGTCCGTTCCCGACTGAGGACGACGCCCTCGGTGATCGTCTGCACGAGATGGGCCGCGAATTCGGCGCCACGACCGGCCGCGCCCGCCGCTGCGGGTGGTTCGACGCCGTCGCCGTGCGCTACGCGAACATGGTCAACGGCATCGACCAGCTTGCCATCACGAACCTCGACGGCCTCGATGGCGTCGAAAAGATCCGGATTTGCACCGCCTACAAGCTGGACGGCAAGAAGATCACCGTCCTGCCCACCCAGTGCGACGAAGTCGAGCGCTGCGTGCCCGTTTACACCGAGATGCCCGGCTGGATGACGCCAACCGACCACATCGCGAAATACGCCGAACTTCCGGAGAATGCCCGCCGTTACGTCGAGAAGCTCGCCGAACTCATCGGCACGAATCTCTCGATCGTGAGCGTCGGCCCCGGACGCGACCAAACCATTCGCCTGTAGGACCTTGTGGAGACTTTGGAAATCGAACATCCCCAATCGAAGATCCAGAATCTCTCCGCGCCCGCGGGGCCGGCACCTCGTCACGTTGCGGTCATCATGGACGGCAACGGCCGCTGGGCGCAGAGCCGCGGGTTGCCCCGCATCAAGGGCCACGAACAGGGCAGCAAGTCCGTCGGCGAATGCGTCGAGGGCTGCCGCGACGCCGGTGTCGAGTATCTCACGCTCTACGCATTTTCTTCCGAGAACTGGAAGCGCCCGGCCGCCGAAGTGCAGGGCCTGATGCTGCTGCTCGAGCGCTTCCTCGAGCAGAAGACGCAGGAGATGGTCGAAAAAGACGTCCAGCTCCGCGCCATCGGCCGCCTCGACGAACTTCCCGGCCCCTGCCGCAAGCGCCTGCAACGCACGATCGACGCCACGGCCGGCAACTCGAAGCTCATCCTCACGCTCGCGCTTAGCTACAGCGGCCGCGCGGAAATCGTCGACGCCGTGCGCACGATCGTCCACGGCGCAAAGGCCGGCACAATCTCCGAAGCCGACGTCACGCCCGAGCTCATCAGCGCGCATCTCTACACGCGCGGCGTGCCCGATCCCGATCTGCTCATCCGCACCTCCGGCGAGCTGCGGCTCTCGAACTTCCTGCTCTGGCAGCTCAGCTACACCGAGATCCACGTCACGCCGAAGCTCTGGCCCGAATTTTCGAAGGCGGATTTGTTTGCCGCCATCGAAGACTACAACAAACGCCACCGCCGCTACGGTGGCATCTGATTACCCGACCCCGCCACCACACCGCACCGACCTCCGATGTCCAAAGCCAAACAGACCATCCTCATCGTGGATCGCGACTCCGATTTTCTCGAGTGGGCCAAGCACCAGCTCGAGAATCCAAATGTGCGCGTCGTGACGGAGACTGCCTCCGACACCGCGTTCAAGACATTTGGAATCGAGAATCCCGATCTCGTGCTCTGCGAGATGCATTTGCATCCCTCCAGCGGTCTCGAACTCCTGGCCCGCATCCGCAAGACCTCGCCGAACGCCATGGTCATCATCACGAGCGCCTTCGGCAGCAACCAGGGCGTGATCGAGAGCATGAAGCTCGGCGCCTTCGATTTCGTGCGCAAGGAGCAGCTCCCCTTCAGCATCAAGCTCGTGGTGGACTCCGCGCTCAAGGAACGCGCGGAAATGCAGGCCGCCTCGCCGTTCAAGCCCGTCCTCACCGTCGACGAGCACAAGGATGAGATCGTCGGCAAGAGCGAGGCGATGCAGCAGGTCTTCAAGATGATCGGCCGCGTCGCCGCCAGCGAGGCGCCGATCATGATCACCGGCGAAAGCGGCAGCGGCAAGGAACTCGTCGCCCGCGCCGTGCACCATTA
Proteins encoded:
- a CDS encoding F0F1 ATP synthase subunit delta — encoded protein: MKISKEARRHARELFKGSFTDGRLDARKISEYSDRLVAEKPRSYVGILKEFTRLVRLELQRRHAVIESAVPLEATEVASLDADLRQRFGADLTIEHLTNPALLGGLRIKIGSDVWDGSVSNRLQIFKQQL
- the atpF gene encoding F0F1 ATP synthase subunit B; amino-acid sequence: MHDPLTDLMIQFGVNLPKLLAQIILFLILYFALAKFAFGPIIKILEERRRLIEEGQVNAEKIKQQLADAQKHYEEVLHKANLEAQHLIEEARKSGDALTEKKTQEAIREAEAILVRARQSIEVERNQMTSEVKAQLVDLVVNTTTKVTGKVLTPEDQKRLNAETTAQLAA
- a CDS encoding ATP synthase F0 subunit C, giving the protein MTTPLFAQAAAVAADQVANLGVTGSLTFGLSAAGAAIGIGLIGGRAAEAVGRNPGAFGRVLTMAIICMALAEAMGIFGLVFLLIGK
- the atpB gene encoding F0F1 ATP synthase subunit A — encoded protein: MLLASVVPLNAEPILHGSTVPFAQWLTNSILVTAIVIVAIVAFARKATKQMTIVPTGRQNFFEALIEGLYTMLESIVGRHMIAKTFSFLASLFIFILVSNWFSLLPGVGSIGWGEGKHWWALDVHEPILRPATADLNMTLGLAALAMILWLVWSIQEVGIGGLLHHIFGPKGGMTGLMGKVLVPVFFLIGILEVVSIATRPISLSLRLFGNIYAGENILGMMMSIGKEFHLPDFGVYLLSVIVPIPFYGLELMVGLLQAFVFMLLCAVYLQLSTSHEDEAH
- a CDS encoding glycosyltransferase family 2 protein, with product MLSVIIPIYNERETIRLLYEKTAEVLKKVGRPWEILFINDGSKDGSEEELDAVAAGDPHVRVLHFRRNFGQTAAMMAGFDYARGDVIIPMDGDYQNDPEDIPKMLAKLDEGYDVVSGWRRDRQDNAIKRNLPSIMANKLIAFVSGVKLQDFGCSLKAYRREVIEGVRLYGEMHRFLPVYTMWHGAKITEVVVGHFARRAGKSKYGLERILKVLLDLMVVKFLDRHAQKPMYVFGMIGFIMIAISAAFALWALVLNIFDGKPFITTPLPLMTTFTFMTGVLCVLMGLLAEMITRTFYESQGKRIYLVRASRNLDAE
- the asnB gene encoding asparagine synthase (glutamine-hydrolyzing), which gives rise to MCGLAGFVGRGDRRDLERMTRAIAHRGPDADGHWIEEATAVHLGHRRLAIVDLSGGGQPMATADGALQIIFNGEIYNHVELREQLKARGCVFETDHSDTEVLLHGYREWGDDFVTRLNGMWAFALYDRAAGRLLLSRDRFGKKPLYWFQEGGTFAFASELTALQAHPACPRSLSAIARRKFFAYALIPAPHSILERVWKLPAGHNLTFDLREAAPRVTKYWDLVLEPADPGKSDDALADELLELVDRAVQRRLMADVPLGIFLSGGIDSSLVAALATRHVPAGSLRTFSIGFTEASFDELSWANKVAGLLGTNHQTEVLDLDRALEVLPEIFAKLDEPQGDGSLLPTWLLSRFTRRHVTVALGGDGGDELFAGYDPFLALRKAESYAKHVPRPVHLAIRLLAAQLPVSHANISLDFKIKRTLRGLSHPPSQWNPVWLGALEPGEIREFLGGPIDPEELYSEAIEAWDACPQTDVVARTLQFYTKIYLQDGILPKVDRATMMNSLEARAPLLDIEVADFARRLPSSYKLRGNTTKFLLKRAAARVLPPEIIHRKKKGFGSPIGPWFRTGRLAVRDASPFVRKRSAAHLAGKVDDRLFLWCEHVFEEWKSRRLP
- a CDS encoding glycosyltransferase family 4 protein, whose protein sequence is MSEPLRILCLNYEYPPVGGGGGRIAHRINASLVQRGHAVRVQTAGLRHLPEHETVDGVEIFRAQSFRKREDTCTVPEMALYLATSFLPALRHIREWRPHVIHAHFAVPTGALAWALSLFTGTPYVLTAHLGDVPGGVPEQTAGLFRLVQPFTRPIWKRAAEITAVSTFVADLAERAYGRRPIVVLNGITLGPRPKIVAHSPPRLLFVGRLSVQKNPRLTIQALALVADLPWELHVIGDGPLRSEMEIETRARGLESQVRYLGWLDSTIVAAEMSQADTLLITSLSEGLPMAAIEALDQGLAIISSRIGGVTDVVEDGVNGTLCDLTPESFAGALREILSNPAQLRSLRQASSQRALPFNLETAVDHYEAILHGVTR
- a CDS encoding lipid-A-disaccharide synthase N-terminal domain-containing protein, producing the protein MCVSWKWLAAVAVVISLAACEQRSSELDHIGRPVDGTSYSDSANSIKAGLPGARDEVRLVRLPDGSVGYLVQRLGAGTDRLLTAGEFSELVYSARNGRGWLARLLNITSPTGIAWVMIGILGQLIFTGRMLVQWVASEKSRRSVVPVAFWWMSLGGAVMLVIYFVWRRDIVGVVGQGTGLFIYARNLMLIRKSRGS
- a CDS encoding adenylosuccinate synthase, with amino-acid sequence MANTILVGAQWGDEGKGKIIDFLTDEADIVVRSQGGNNAGHTIVLGGEKYVLHLIPSGILRKGKTCVIGNGVVLDPVALVGEIQGLRDRGIKVGKNLFISGGAHLVMPYHRALDEQREVLKGKNKIGTTKRGIGPAYGDKAARTGIRLADLMNTELFKTKLKARIKENNAVLKSLGGKPVNAKKVEADYLAAAEVLRPFVTNTVVYLHDAIAKGKKMLFEGAQGTFLDIDHGTYPFVTSSNTTAGGACTGSGVPPHRMDTVMGVIKAYTTRVGEGPFPTEDDALGDRLHEMGREFGATTGRARRCGWFDAVAVRYANMVNGIDQLAITNLDGLDGVEKIRICTAYKLDGKKITVLPTQCDEVERCVPVYTEMPGWMTPTDHIAKYAELPENARRYVEKLAELIGTNLSIVSVGPGRDQTIRL
- a CDS encoding isoprenyl transferase — protein: METLEIEHPQSKIQNLSAPAGPAPRHVAVIMDGNGRWAQSRGLPRIKGHEQGSKSVGECVEGCRDAGVEYLTLYAFSSENWKRPAAEVQGLMLLLERFLEQKTQEMVEKDVQLRAIGRLDELPGPCRKRLQRTIDATAGNSKLILTLALSYSGRAEIVDAVRTIVHGAKAGTISEADVTPELISAHLYTRGVPDPDLLIRTSGELRLSNFLLWQLSYTEIHVTPKLWPEFSKADLFAAIEDYNKRHRRYGGI